The genomic region CTCGAGTATGTTTCTTAGGCGTCTCTGGTGGACTTGTTGACTCAACAGGAAGAGATGAGGATCGGTTCGGACCATCTGGACTCCTTTCTTTTGTGGCTTTGCTTGAATCCGATTTGCTGTTTTCTTGTGACCCCTTTTTCCTACTGTAGTACTTCAGAAGCTTATCCATCGTCCTTTCTTCTTCATCGATTTCATCAGAGCCACGTTTGTCGAAGAATTTCAAGATTCTTTGACCCTGTGctgctttttctttgttgctcAATTTTACATTCTCGTTGCCTTCGGAACCACCAACAACACCCTTACCCCATGGAGATCTAAAGGTTCGTTTGCTGATGGAATTCAGCATTCGCTTGGCCTTGCTGTCATGATGTGCTTCAGCATCTTCAGAATCAGTAGGTTCTTTACGGGGATCGCTCCTTGTTTCTCTCAAACTGCTCTTTTGTTGATCATATTCAGGCTTAGTATAAGGAGGAGGAATTGACTTGTACTTGAGAGACTTATCgccatcttcttcttcattcgTAACATTTCTTGCAAATGCCGGCTCGTCATGCTTTTGAGTTCTCCCAACAGAATCTACATGAATGTCCTTGACAGGAGGAAGTTTCTCCTCGATTGCAAAATGGTCCACATTTTCATCCGTTTCCCTAGCAAAACTCTGCAAGAGAGGTGCACATTTAACATTAAGAATATAACCTGGATTTTCGTTCGTAATTTTTATTCGTTTTCTTGTAACACAAACAAATCATACAACCTCAGATTTAGAAAGAATACCAGTAAAACATGATTAACCTGTTGTTTTACAGAGTCGTTAAAGAGCTTATTTTCGAGAGCTTTTGAGTTCCATTCTATGCCGGAATCTGCAGCTATTTCTTGCAACAACTGAAGCTTCAGATCTTTTGAAGGAGGGTCAGGCTTCATCTTCTTGGCAAACTAAACAGAATACATCGGATTTTAGTTTACAGAGGAAAGAAAAACGTCTAGATAAACACCAAACCGCATACACAAATATGCATTTGCTTTAAACAAGCCACAATGATACCTCTTTATTGAGGTAACAATCGAGGGAATTCCCATATTTCTCAGAAACTAAAGTTCTCAGGTCCCGCAACTCTGGCAGATCAGCAAACCTCGCTGCTGCAAACACCAGAGACGACACCGCTTCCTTGCACTCTTCAGGACATTCCCTGATGGTAACAAACGATTCGCGCCCGGATGAATTAGTATTTTCAAGATTGATTCGATGtgggaaaagaaaacaattaaaagTCCAGATCCGCTAGCTCTGAAGCTAATGAAGTAACCAAGTTTAACATACTTCTGTTTGCTCATTGCCGCAAGATGACTTGAGAGTTGTTCACAGAACTGGTTGATGAAGTCGTAACAATCAGTTCTGTTGAGCTCGGCGATTAACCCTTCAGCCTGTGTCAACATAAAAAAGAGTTCCATTAATCACATCAAAGAAGGGCattgaaattcaagaaagggATCATTGCAAGAACCTCCCTTGTGGCTTGTCtcatatatgtgtatgtattcTTGAACTAAAGatacaaaaatacattaaagtTTCTTACATATATTGATCCATGGACATTTTATCAACATACCCACCAAATCTTTCTACCCCCAAAGAAATTAATGGTAAACAGCAAATTTAAGGCCAGAAAGCcgtacatacacacacataatgCAATGAATGGAAACTCAAAAAAGTTAATGAAAGCAACATACCAAAAGTCCGGAGCCGAAaaaggagggagagagagagagagagagaagaaaatatacccTGCCATAGGCGTTGTAATCCAATCCATTTCTAAGCAGATCACCAATGTCATTCCTCAAATACTTTTGTACTgcatttctcttcttctttatcATCTCGATTCGGGTCTTTGTCAGCTTAATATCCGACTTACTGCTCCAAGAACCAAACAAacattcacaaaattaaacccAAAAATAAACCAACATCCCAAtattaatgccattaattcATTCACCATTTGTAATTTGCTCTTACCATTTGGATACAAACTTGCTCCTCGCACGCCCCTCAAAcatcttttcaatttcttgggcctttttccctctctctctctttctctgtctctcttcctctctctctctctctcttcctctttctctgtctctctctcactTTGGATGGAATATATAAAACAGTGAAGAATGATTAAacaagaatttcaagaaactctGTATTTAATGCAGCAAAAGAAGAACATCAACACATTCAACAGCTAGAAAGCAAAGAAAAGAAGCTGGTTTCAGGCAAGAAACAACAAGGAATAACGAAATCCCAAGGCAAGAATTCAATTCTAAAAATCGAAAATGGGTCTCTCTTTTCCCACAAAACGAATGAATTAATGTAAAGGGTACTCAAATCGCCATTAAAGAACTCCAAGGGATTAATACAACAGTACATACATAATACGCattcacatatacatatatatatatatatagagagagagagagagagagagtagagACTAcggggagagagagacagagagagagagagaatcttGTGAAAGGGGGGTGGGGTGTTCTAAAGTTTTTGCTCCACCACCTCGGACTCCAACAGACGTATAACtgtaatgtaaaaaattacaaaagtgGGGTTAGATGGAGAGGGGATTGATGAAGGGAGTGAAGGGCATTTAGGGAAAAGCAGAAGGAGTAATAGGAGGTGGGGCGGGGTCGGAATGGAGAGAAATGAGAGAGTGGGAGTGGAAAACGCGGGAGACAAATCTGCTGATATTGGGTCTATTCCCATGTTCCATGTTCCTCGCCGCCAACCAATCCAATCTCACCCCTGTATCTATATACATTATACGtgcgtatatatatgtatttttcttgtatttctgTGTGtggtatatatacatatattcgtTGCTTTTGCGGTGAAAAACATACGACGTTTTCGCTCTCgaaaaggggaaaaaacatagaaaatttttagtCGTTGGTTTGTCCGTCATCAGTTGGCTATACCATACACAATGGGGAACAGACACatgtatctttatttatttattttttaaattattatataagcgacgatattataaaataaattaaaaataacaaaaaaaaaatataaggttCACGAGGATTACTATGGGGATTCAATTCATGCTTTGAATTATTCCTCATTTTCTATATGCCTCTGAATAAATTCATTATCAATAATCCGTCTTTATTTTTAGtggatatatattaatatatacgaatttattcaactaaaatatataagttataagTGGTGTAAATTTAATACTCAGCACTTTtcgtattttcttttaaattaggtaattataatcaaataacaAGTTTAATTAGTGTAGAGTGAGATTTGTATGAGATCTTGGTGTTGGCGTCATCCCATTTAGCGCACCCCCGGGGCTCCCTGCCGAAGGAATGCGGATTGAGCTTAACAGGATACAGCTGGGAATGGGATGGGGatattcctttctttttctcgtGATCTCCACTTGCTCAGCTgtcaacttttctttttctattttcttacaCATCCAATTTTCAACATTAAATCTTGTATGCTGTTTCCAACGACACCGTAATGATCAAaagatttttaataaaattttagaattaaaaataattcatttataaaataatattatcacttaaatatttaaattaatagtgaaagaatttgaagtaatacggaaataataatataataatcattaggaaatgtaattatcaaatgactattcatctatttttatttggaaatatgttttaatttatatagttaTTAGCGTGctcaatcaatttaattttaattttgggccCCACGaaggctttttttttttaactttatgaaataaaaaataaagataatgaTTCGTAGGTTGGGATGCAATAACAGAGTTGACTTTGTAGTAAAAGAGTAAAGACTTTGGTTGaaagaaatcaatatttttattatatttaaattaataaagtaatgATTGGTGGAagactattttattaatggaCTATGGACTGAAAACCACTCCTTTGTAATGATTTCGAGGAATATCAAAAGTGAAGATTCTGTTCCCATTCCACATAATTGTTATAcatccttttttaattaatcataaattataaccACCTGATcttaaatttgacataattacaaacacctcattattatttaaaaaattataaatactctgtGATTTTAATGTCCTTGTAACAATGAGCCTATTCTgttagaattttatattttttataattttgtaaaatatttgtatgaactaatattttcaaatgattgtttccttttacccatccccaatttttttgtatatatatgttaaaattttcgataagagtaaagtagtaatttttatcttaccATTTAAGGACtacgtaattattttttatttgatgaaggtatttataatttcgaATAACAAGGAGATATTCGTAGTTATgctaaaaataagataagaaaactgtaattttactttttaatgaaTGTAAGGACTATATTTATGAGTAATTTATACACAtttctgatatatatatatatatatatatattatacaaactgAATAATTTATCATCA from Sesamum indicum cultivar Zhongzhi No. 13 linkage group LG3, S_indicum_v1.0, whole genome shotgun sequence harbors:
- the LOC105157622 gene encoding muscle M-line assembly protein unc-89 isoform X2; this translates as MFEGRARSKFVSKCKSDIKLTKTRIEMIKKKRNAVQKYLRNDIGDLLRNGLDYNAYGRAEGLIAELNRTDCYDFINQFCEQLSSHLAAMSKQKECPEECKEAVSSLVFAAARFADLPELRDLRTLVSEKYGNSLDCYLNKEFAKKMKPDPPSKDLKLQLLQEIAADSGIEWNSKALENKLFNDSVKQQSFARETDENVDHFAIEEKLPPVKDIHVDSVGRTQKHDEPAFARNVTNEEEDGDKSLKYKSIPPPYTKPEYDQQKSSLRETRSDPRKEPTDSEDAEAHHDSKAKRMLNSISKRTFRSPWGKGVVGGSEGNENVKLSNKEKAAQGQRILKFFDKRGSDEIDEEERTMDKLLKYYSRKKGSQENSKSDSSKATKERSPDGPNRSSSLPVESTSPPETPKKHTRAASLHVHPRLPDYDDFVAQLAALKENSKH
- the LOC105157622 gene encoding muscle M-line assembly protein unc-89 isoform X1 encodes the protein MFEGRARSKFVSKCKSDIKLTKTRIEMIKKKRNAVQKYLRNDIGDLLRNGLDYNAYGRAEGLIAELNRTDCYDFINQFCEQLSSHLAAMSKQKECPEECKEAVSSLVFAAARFADLPELRDLRTLVSEKYGNSLDCYLNKEFAKKMKPDPPSKDLKLQLLQEIAADSGIEWNSKALENKLFNDSVKQQVNHVLLSFARETDENVDHFAIEEKLPPVKDIHVDSVGRTQKHDEPAFARNVTNEEEDGDKSLKYKSIPPPYTKPEYDQQKSSLRETRSDPRKEPTDSEDAEAHHDSKAKRMLNSISKRTFRSPWGKGVVGGSEGNENVKLSNKEKAAQGQRILKFFDKRGSDEIDEEERTMDKLLKYYSRKKGSQENSKSDSSKATKERSPDGPNRSSSLPVESTSPPETPKKHTRAASLHVHPRLPDYDDFVAQLAALKENSKH